In one Nicotiana sylvestris chromosome 8, ASM39365v2, whole genome shotgun sequence genomic region, the following are encoded:
- the LOC138874849 gene encoding uncharacterized protein translates to MLARKTVASGALRKVIIKKLKASQRKKSPTQESDSSSGFEAFISASKGEEHRSFDTAKIQETPDEGAESSRSGGKKKEKEREGASGDERGNGKENVLTICGGVEEGGNKSGGSGSGEAAEGLMHLSKQQDEPGSSVEETLADLLKRVGASYDPKNRKAFTQKAPTASKPTKKSKMSSPKPTVPSVPKGRATRSRVRQSEVELQKALEESKKKKKEKGKSKAVESSEVAEEEEEEMELVH, encoded by the exons ATGTTGGCCAGAAAAACTGTAGCTTCTGGAGCTCTAAGAAAAGTTATAATTAAGAAATTGAAGGCTAGCCAGAGGAAGAAAAGTCCTACTCAAGAATCTGACTCAAGCTCTGGGTTTGAAGCTTTTATTTCTGCTAGCAAAGGAGAAGAACATAGGTCTTTTGACACTGCCAAAATTCAAGAAACCCCTGATGAG GGGGCTGAATCTAGTagaagtggaggtaaaaagaaagaaaaagagagagagggagcAAGTGGTGATGAGAGGGGAAATGGGAAAGAAAACGTTCTGACTATCTGTGGAGGTGTTGAAGAAGGTGGCAacaagtcagggggaagtggttctggggagGCGGCTGAAGGGCTTATGCATCTAAGCAAGCAgcaagatgaacctggttcatctgttgaggAAACACTGGCTGATCTTCTGAAGAGGGTTGGAGccagttatgatccaaagaaTCGTAAAGCTTTCACACAAAAGGCTCCAACTGCTTCCAAGCcaacaaagaaaagcaaaatgtcaTCCCCAAAACCTACTGTACCTTCAGTACCTAAGGGAAGAGCCACTAGAAGCAGGGTCAGACAAAGTGAAGTTGAGTTACAGAAAGCTCtagaagaaagcaagaagaaaaagaaggagaagGGAAAATCAAAGGCTGTGGAGAGTTctgaggttgcagaagaagaagaagaggagatggaactggtccattaA
- the LOC138874851 gene encoding uncharacterized protein, with amino-acid sequence MDTPKKERRLDLRIAEGSDLEDDEMTNEGCYKCGKTDHMIKNCPQWEIEWQKERGERRNRKKEQVQPKRNKGSTKAMVAAWGETSDEDSEDEAEKEKSLMAIGESDDEQEVSIPHLKNKIKFLSKEKLAELLLDFIDESEIINNKKEVLSRECVILKAKCKSLESRANASDNTNAELKNQVLELDNNVLELKSENLKLKLGT; translated from the exons atggataccCCCAAGAAGGAGAGAAGGCTAGAtctcagaattgctgaaggttcagatctggaagATGATGAGATG accaatgagggttgctacaagtgtggtaagactgatcacatgatcaagaactgccctcaatgggaaattgagtggcaGAAAGAAAGGGGtgaacgaaggaacaggaagaaggaacaggttcaaccaaaaaggaacaaaggttcaaccaaggctatggttgctgcttggggagaaacttCAGATGAAGATTCGGAAGATGAAGCTGAAAAAGAGAAATCATTGATGGCCATTGgcgaatcagatgatgaacaagaggtaagtatccCTCATCTCAAAaataagattaaatttttgtctaaagaaaagtTGGCTGAGCTActactagacttcattgatgagtctgagataattaacaataaGAAAGAAGttctgtctagggaatgtgtgatcctaaaagcaaaatgcaaaagtctagagtctagggctaatgcGAGTGATAACacaaatgctgagttgaagaaccaggttcttgaacttgataaCAATGTCCTAGAACTTAagtctgaaaacttaaaactgaaactaggaacatga
- the LOC138874850 gene encoding uncharacterized protein, with product MKDELYKKDELIKVLKEDLGKVKHELDRTCKWNKASGALSWLREHHSNNKRGLGYGTLEASTSLFLKIKSAHNVARLAITKMNAMQKKRPVQVKGRSQIWYMDSGFSKHMTGNKDQFLSLQDLKGGNVSFGNGKKGEIIGVRKSNENHEQRWKEYIMVLVDDYSRFTWVLFLTSKDEAFDIFIAFVRKTQKQLGNQLASIRSDHGTEFENSKFAEFYDENEERVHVVFDETNILSERQEHEDEAIGLVKELTESPAQVKVASKEGTSDGPGFEKKECPEHVYKLDKALYGLKQAPRACTLFVREKGKNLLVVQIYVDDIIFGATTDRMSKDFAKLMGSEFEISMMGELNFFLGLQIKQSLNGTMIHQQKYTKELIKKFKMEESKEIDTPFATTTKLDIDEPGSSVDQKLYRGMIGSLLYLTTSRPDIIFSVGLCARFQANPKESHLTVVKRILRYLKGTTDLCLWYSKGSNFDLVGYADADYAGFLVDRKNTSGMAHFLGSCLVSWATKKLSMLKLSMLLLLPVVLNCCGSNNIW from the exons atgaaagatgaattgtataagaaagatGAACTCATCAAAGTCCTGAAGGAAGATCTAGGAAAGgtgaaacatgaactagacagaacttgcaagtgGAACAAGGCTTCTGGTGCACTCTCTTGGCTGCGAGAGCATCACAGTaacaacaaaagaggacttggctatgggactctagaagcaagtacctcactcttcctgaaaataAAATCTGCACACAATGTGGCAAGgctggccattacaaaaatgaatgcaatgcaaaagaaaaggcca gtccaagtgaaaggGAGGAGCCAAATATGGTATATGGATAGTGGCttctcaaaacatatgactgggaaCAAGGACCAATTCCTTTCACTTcaggacttaaaaggaggtaatgtctcctttggtaatggaaagaaaggtgagatcattggggttagAAAG tccaatgagaaccatgagcagaggtggaaagaaTATATAATGGTTCTTGtcgatgattattctagatttacctgggttcTATTTCTAACCTCCAAAGATGAAGCATTCGACATATTTATTgcatttgttagaaaaactcagaaacaattaggaaatcaacttgcatccattaggtctgatcatggaactgaatttgaaaattccaaGTTTGCTGAATTCtatgatgaaaatg AAGAAAGGgtacatgtagtatttgatgaaactaacattctttctgagagacaagaacatgaagatgaagctattggattggtaaaggaatTGACTGAATCCCcagcacaagtcaaagtggcatcaaaagaaggaacaagtgatggaccag ggtttgagaaaaaggaatgtcctgagcatgtgtacaagttagacaaggctctctatgggctCAAGCAGGCCCCAAGAGCTTG taccttatttgtaagggaaaaaggtaaaaatctcctTGTTGTGCAaatatatgtggatgacatcatattTGGGGCTACCACTGATAGGATGAGTAAGGACTTTGCAAAACTAATGGGCAGTGAGTTTGAAATAagcatgatgggtgagcttaacttctttttaggcttgcagatcaaacaaagtctaaatggaaccatgatccatcaacaGAAGTATACAAAAGAGctaatcaaaaagtttaaaatggaggaatctaaagaaatagacacaccctTTGCAACTACCACCAAATTAGatattgatgaacctggttcttcagtcgatcaaaagttgtataggggtatgattggttcactcttgtatcttactacAAGCAGACCTGACATCATTtttagtgtagggctttgtgctcgttttcaggcaaatccaaaagAGTCCCACTTGACTGTGGtaaagaggatactgagatatctgaaaggcaccactgatctgtgtctttggtactctaaaggtagtaattttgatctagttggatatgctgatgctgattatgcaggtttcttaGTGGACAGGAAaaacacctcaggtatggcacacttccttggttcatgtcttgtgtcatgggctaccaaAAAGCTGAGtatgctgaagctgagtatgttgctgctgcttcctgttgtgctcaattgctgtgGATCAAACAACATCTGGTAG